In Chryseobacterium gleum, a single genomic region encodes these proteins:
- a CDS encoding M20/M25/M40 family metallo-hydrolase has protein sequence MNKSYVFCLLSIFLFTLGSAQTYKKPLVSTIKESDLRTDMYQLAADQFWGREAGTLDELKVSMWLADKAKEAGMKPAGDNGTFFQFFDMYRHQVIPQSSLKIGDTNLKLWKDFLVAEPVNASLDAEIVYAGNAEPEDLAKLNIKGKVLAVNASDKNISKDMTLFVRRYPGFVRNKYYNKAAELGAKAIIFITDDISEQSWVEVLPQMTRGSYGVEGLREKITNNIPVLWIKRENAGWVKNSPKASLNLITETYKYPSVNIIGKIEGTDPVLKNEYVLLSGHQDHDGIRHPVKNDTIYNGADDNASTCVAMLAMARAYKKQPGKRSILFVFHGAEERGLLGSRWHAAHPVVPKEKIVAVLNGDMIGRNDNNEAALLGGNAPHKNSEELVKMAEEANNESTKFKYLKDWDSPSHAEYFYFRSDHLPYAKIGIPAIFFTSVLHDQYHTPQDESENINYKKLYKMTEWMYRTSWKVANETERPKVISNFSLER, from the coding sequence ATGAATAAAAGTTATGTTTTCTGCCTGTTAAGCATTTTCCTGTTTACCCTTGGAAGTGCCCAGACTTATAAAAAACCATTGGTTTCCACCATCAAAGAATCTGACCTTCGTACCGATATGTATCAGCTTGCCGCAGACCAGTTCTGGGGCCGTGAAGCAGGAACCCTGGACGAATTAAAAGTTTCCATGTGGCTTGCTGACAAGGCCAAAGAAGCAGGAATGAAACCTGCCGGAGATAACGGAACATTTTTCCAGTTCTTCGATATGTACAGACATCAGGTTATCCCTCAAAGCAGCCTTAAAATCGGAGATACCAACCTGAAATTATGGAAAGACTTTCTGGTAGCAGAACCTGTGAATGCTTCTCTGGATGCTGAAATAGTATATGCCGGAAATGCAGAACCTGAAGATCTTGCAAAATTGAATATCAAAGGAAAAGTTCTTGCGGTAAATGCTTCAGACAAAAATATTTCTAAGGACATGACCCTTTTCGTAAGGAGATATCCCGGATTTGTAAGAAATAAATATTATAATAAAGCTGCTGAACTGGGAGCGAAAGCCATTATTTTTATCACCGATGATATTTCCGAACAAAGCTGGGTGGAGGTACTGCCCCAAATGACAAGAGGAAGCTACGGCGTAGAAGGATTAAGAGAGAAAATAACGAATAATATTCCTGTTTTATGGATCAAAAGAGAAAATGCAGGCTGGGTAAAAAACAGTCCCAAAGCTTCTCTTAACCTCATCACTGAAACGTATAAATATCCTTCAGTAAATATTATCGGGAAAATAGAAGGTACGGATCCGGTCCTTAAAAATGAATATGTTTTGCTAAGCGGACATCAGGATCATGACGGCATCAGACATCCTGTAAAGAATGATACAATCTATAACGGTGCTGACGATAATGCAAGTACATGTGTTGCTATGCTCGCAATGGCAAGAGCTTATAAAAAGCAGCCGGGAAAAAGAAGCATCCTGTTTGTTTTCCATGGAGCTGAAGAGAGAGGATTATTAGGATCGAGATGGCACGCAGCCCACCCTGTTGTTCCGAAAGAGAAAATTGTAGCCGTTCTGAATGGTGATATGATCGGAAGAAATGACAATAATGAAGCGGCTTTATTGGGAGGCAATGCTCCTCATAAAAATTCTGAAGAACTCGTGAAAATGGCTGAAGAAGCCAATAATGAAAGTACAAAATTCAAATACCTGAAAGATTGGGATTCTCCAAGTCATGCTGAATATTTCTATTTCAGAAGTGATCATCTTCCGTATGCTAAAATCGGGATTCCGGCGATATTTTTCACCAGCGTGCTGCACGACCAATACCACACCCCGCAGGATGAATCTGAAAATATCAATTATAAAAAGCTTTATAAAATGACTGAGTGGATGTACAGAACCTCCTGGAAAGTTGCTAATGAAACGGAACGCCCAAAAGTAATTTCTAATTTTTCACTGGAAAGATAG
- the ilvA gene encoding threonine ammonia-lyase IlvA: MMKEEVSSSVLEHVYKAEERLKDVVVKTPLAVNNNLSAIYEANISFKREDLQRVRSYKIRGAYNKMATMSQEELSRGVVCASAGNHAQGVAFACHTMKVKGTIFMPLPTPGQKLEQVKMFGGEYIDVILFGDTFDESKDAAMRFCKEHDSVFIHPFDDPAIIEGQATTALEILEQADGMVDYLFVPIGGGGLAAGVCTVFQHLSPQTKIIGVEPSAAASMKKALEKGKPVLLEKISRFVDGAAVQQVGEITFERCKNILHDMATVDEGLVCETILSLYNKDAIVVEPAGALSVAALDKYKEEIKGKNVVCIISGSNNDITRMEEIKEKALLHAGLKHYFLVRFPQRPGALKTFVMDVLGPDDDITYFEYTQKNSKEKGIAVVGIALKKNRDFPPLMGKMKEYDFFVNYLNNDPALMNLLI; this comes from the coding sequence ATGATGAAAGAGGAAGTAAGTTCCTCCGTTTTAGAGCATGTCTATAAAGCGGAGGAACGATTAAAAGATGTAGTGGTAAAAACACCTTTGGCTGTCAATAATAACTTGTCAGCCATTTATGAGGCAAACATCAGCTTTAAAAGGGAAGACCTGCAAAGAGTAAGATCCTATAAAATAAGGGGGGCATACAATAAAATGGCAACCATGTCACAGGAAGAACTGTCCAGAGGAGTCGTATGCGCCAGTGCCGGAAACCATGCGCAGGGAGTAGCCTTTGCTTGTCATACCATGAAAGTGAAAGGAACGATTTTTATGCCTTTGCCAACCCCCGGACAAAAGCTCGAACAGGTAAAGATGTTCGGTGGAGAATACATTGATGTTATTTTATTCGGAGACACATTCGATGAATCTAAAGATGCTGCAATGAGGTTTTGCAAAGAGCATGACAGTGTATTTATTCATCCTTTTGATGACCCGGCGATTATTGAAGGACAGGCTACAACAGCGCTGGAAATCCTGGAACAGGCGGACGGCATGGTTGACTATCTTTTTGTGCCGATAGGTGGCGGTGGACTGGCAGCAGGAGTCTGTACTGTATTTCAGCATTTGTCTCCTCAAACAAAAATTATTGGTGTAGAACCTTCAGCGGCTGCAAGTATGAAAAAAGCCCTGGAAAAGGGAAAACCCGTTCTCCTTGAAAAAATCAGCCGTTTTGTAGACGGTGCAGCTGTACAGCAGGTGGGAGAAATTACTTTCGAACGTTGTAAAAATATCCTGCATGATATGGCTACGGTTGACGAAGGATTAGTCTGTGAAACCATATTGTCATTATATAATAAAGACGCTATCGTGGTAGAGCCGGCCGGAGCGCTTTCAGTAGCGGCACTGGACAAATATAAAGAAGAGATAAAAGGTAAAAACGTAGTGTGTATTATCAGCGGAAGCAACAATGATATCACGCGTATGGAAGAAATCAAGGAAAAGGCTTTGCTGCACGCAGGGTTAAAGCATTATTTCCTTGTAAGGTTTCCACAACGCCCCGGGGCATTAAAAACTTTTGTAATGGATGTACTGGGACCGGACGATGATATTACCTATTTTGAATATACCCAAAAAAATTCAAAAGAAAAAGGAATTGCAGTGGTGGGAATTGCGCTGAAAAAAAACAGAGATTTTCCTCCTTTGATGGGTAAAATGAAGGAATATGATTTCTTTGTCAACTATCTGAACAATGATCCTGCGCTGATGAACCTGCTTATTTAA
- the ilvC gene encoding ketol-acid reductoisomerase: MAKLNFGGVEENVVTREEFPLEKAQEVLKNEVVAVIGYGVQGPGQALNQKDNGINVIVGQRKNSKSWDKAVADGFVPGETLFEIEEALEKGTIICYLLSDAAQIEYWPKVKQHLTPGKALYFSHGFGITFNERTGIVPPADVDVFLVAPKGSGTSLRRMFLQDRGLNSSFAVYQDATGKARERVTALGIAIGSGYLFETDFKKEVYSDLAGERGTLMGAVQGIFAAQYDVLRKNGHSPSEAFNETVEELTQSLMPLVAENGMDWMYANCSTTAQRGALDWWKRFRDATSPLFEELYDNVAKGNEAQRSIDSNSKPDYREKLEAELTELRESEMWKAGKTVRSLRPENN; this comes from the coding sequence ATGGCAAAATTGAATTTTGGAGGAGTAGAGGAGAATGTAGTAACAAGAGAAGAATTTCCGTTGGAAAAAGCTCAGGAAGTATTAAAAAACGAAGTCGTGGCAGTTATTGGATATGGAGTACAGGGACCAGGACAGGCGTTGAACCAGAAAGATAACGGAATTAATGTCATTGTAGGGCAGAGAAAAAACTCCAAATCATGGGATAAAGCAGTAGCGGACGGGTTTGTACCGGGAGAGACATTATTTGAAATCGAAGAGGCTCTGGAAAAAGGTACCATTATCTGCTATCTTCTGAGTGATGCCGCACAGATTGAATACTGGCCAAAAGTAAAACAGCATCTTACCCCTGGAAAAGCGCTGTATTTTTCACATGGTTTCGGGATTACATTCAATGAACGTACAGGAATTGTTCCTCCAGCCGATGTAGATGTTTTTCTGGTAGCACCAAAAGGTTCAGGAACATCATTGAGAAGAATGTTTCTGCAGGACAGAGGTCTGAACAGCAGTTTTGCCGTATATCAGGATGCTACAGGAAAAGCCAGAGAAAGAGTAACCGCATTGGGAATCGCGATAGGAAGCGGGTATCTGTTTGAAACCGACTTTAAAAAAGAAGTATACAGTGATCTTGCCGGTGAACGTGGAACACTGATGGGTGCTGTACAGGGAATATTTGCCGCTCAGTACGATGTATTGAGAAAAAATGGACACAGTCCTTCGGAAGCTTTTAACGAAACCGTAGAAGAATTGACGCAGTCATTAATGCCTTTAGTAGCAGAAAACGGAATGGACTGGATGTATGCCAACTGCAGCACAACCGCTCAGAGAGGTGCTTTAGACTGGTGGAAGCGTTTCAGAGATGCTACTTCGCCTTTGTTTGAAGAGCTGTATGACAATGTAGCTAAAGGAAATGAGGCACAACGCTCGATTGACAGCAACAGTAAACCGGATTATCGTGAAAAACTGGAAGCAGAACTTACTGAGCTGAGAGAAAGCGAAATGTGGAAAGCCGGTAAGACTGTGCGCAGCCTGAGACCCGAAAACAATTAA